DNA sequence from the Bacteroidia bacterium genome:
TTTCATTTTGTCAATTTGTTTCGAATAATAATTGATGTATCCGAACCATTCGTACATTTTTTTGCTGGACAAATGAAAAAAATCTCGTATAAAAAAAGGCAGCTTGTAATACATTTTTGTAACGCGAATATCTATCTGGTGTTGGCATTGGCAATACAATAAGGTGCAAAATAATCGGATGTTTTTTTTAGGATGTGTTTTTGGGTACCCATATTTGGCAGCATAATCGCCTGCGATATAATCAATTGTTTCTTTTTCTTTTTCTGTAAATTCCTTTTGCCATGCACTTGTGTTTTTATTCGCAATGGGTTCTAATAGATGAGGGTGTATCACATCGAAACCGAATTTTTCTGTTTCGAAATAAGTAGTTGTTTTTTTATGAAATTGCAACATTTCAGCTTGATAGCTTATACCTAAAAAGGAGCACATTTCACGAGTATATTTTTCTGGATCTGCAGTAAAATCTTCGTATTTTAAGGTGTAAAAAGCCGAGGGATTTTTTTGTTTTTGCTTGTCAATAGCGCGATTGTGAATTTCCCATTTATAAGCCAACAAAGCAACATTTTGTAGAGTAAAGTGTTTTCTAGCAGACACGATTTGATTTCTGTAATCACGCAATAAATGAATAAACTTAGCCTCTGGAAAAACCGTAATTAATTCTTCCATAAAAAGTGAATACGGCGGATTTTTATCTCCAATAATTTTAATGCTTTTTTTAGGAAACACGGAAGGAAATT
Encoded proteins:
- a CDS encoding sulfotransferase: MTVEEVNNIPFFFIVGRGRSGTTLLQNVLDANDSVLLPLESFLIISLKNKFFNTKKWTEKKIDAFIAAVYKEPLFVAYWDISRESLRNYLQSLPKKELTFSLLCKEVYLQFPSVFPKKSIKIIGDKNPPYSLFMEELITVFPEAKFIHLLRDYRNQIVSARKHFTLQNVALLAYKWEIHNRAIDKQKQKNPSAFYTLKYEDFTADPEKYTREMCSFLGISYQAEMLQFHKKTTTYFETEKFGFDVIHPHLLEPIANKNTSAWQKEFTEKEKETIDYIAGDYAAKYGYPKTHPKKNIRLFCTLLYCQCQHQIDIRVTKMYYKLPFFIRDFFHLSSKKMYEWFGYINYYSKQIDKMKKAQKNKF